In Jatrophihabitans sp., a single window of DNA contains:
- a CDS encoding dipeptide ABC transporter ATP-binding protein — MSTATSSDTATGGPLEPAADDSDALLRVNNLTKHFPIKQGILIQRQVGAVKAVDGVSFAVRAGETLGLVGESGCGKSTTGRVVTKLLDPTAGEIYFGGRDIAKLKRGEMRTLRTDIQMIFQDPYSSLNPRHTIGTIVGAPFLIQKTKTERGVKAEVQSLMERVGLNPEHYNRYPHEFSGGQRQRIGIARAVALRPKLIVCDEPVSALDVSIQAQVVNLLEDLQNEYKLAYIFVAHDLSVVRHIADRVAVMYLGKVMELAPRDTLYSTPMHPYTHSLMSAVPVPDPKKEGRRERILLVGDLPSPINPPSGCVFHTRCPKYRAVLSETDRERCRTDVPALEAKAPMQFVACHFPEARADIASGEDLGISAGEQPEAGGATAL, encoded by the coding sequence ATGAGCACAGCTACCAGTTCCGACACCGCGACCGGCGGCCCTCTCGAGCCTGCGGCCGATGACTCCGACGCCCTACTGCGGGTCAACAACCTGACCAAGCACTTTCCGATCAAGCAGGGCATCTTGATCCAGCGTCAGGTCGGCGCGGTCAAGGCCGTGGACGGGGTGTCTTTCGCGGTTCGGGCTGGTGAGACGCTGGGCCTGGTCGGCGAATCCGGCTGCGGCAAGTCCACCACCGGCCGGGTCGTGACCAAGCTGCTGGACCCCACGGCGGGTGAGATCTACTTCGGCGGTCGCGACATCGCCAAGCTCAAGCGTGGTGAGATGCGCACTCTGCGGACCGACATCCAGATGATCTTTCAGGACCCCTACTCCTCGCTCAATCCCCGCCACACCATCGGCACGATCGTCGGGGCGCCCTTCCTGATCCAGAAAACCAAGACCGAGCGGGGCGTCAAGGCCGAGGTCCAGAGCCTGATGGAACGGGTCGGCCTGAACCCCGAGCACTACAACCGCTATCCGCACGAGTTCTCCGGCGGCCAGCGGCAACGCATCGGCATCGCCCGGGCGGTGGCCCTGCGTCCGAAGCTGATCGTCTGCGACGAGCCGGTCTCGGCACTCGACGTCTCAATCCAGGCGCAGGTGGTCAACCTGCTCGAGGACCTGCAGAACGAGTACAAGCTGGCCTACATCTTCGTCGCCCACGATCTGTCGGTGGTGCGCCACATCGCTGACCGGGTCGCGGTGATGTACCTGGGCAAGGTCATGGAGCTGGCCCCGCGCGACACCCTCTACTCCACTCCGATGCACCCGTACACGCACTCGCTGATGTCGGCGGTGCCGGTGCCGGACCCGAAGAAGGAGGGCCGGCGCGAGCGGATCCTGCTGGTCGGCGACCTGCCCAGCCCGATCAACCCGCCCTCAGGCTGCGTGTTCCACACCCGCTGCCCCAAGTACCGCGCGGTCCTGTCCGAGACCGACCGGGAGCGCTGCCGCACCGATGTCCCGGCGCTGGAGGCCAAGGCGCCCATGCAGTTCGTGGCCTGCCACTTCCCGGAGGCGCGGGCCGATATCGCCTCCGGCGAGGATCTGGGGATCAGCGCCGGCGAGCAGCCCGAGGCCGGCGGCGCCACCGCGCTCTGA
- a CDS encoding ABC transporter substrate-binding protein gives MQRNRKVATAVGLTAAATMVLTACGSGGSSSDDKSPQASASNADGSNQSLAPAFNAATIGFVNMSDKKGGSLNLVATGDCDSWDPANTYYGWCWNMQRLFTRTLVGYASTPGANNVKIEPDLAAGLGEHNADFTEWTYKLKTGVKWEDGTPVTSKQVKYGIQRVFATDLFSFGPASYYLCLLSKCDKEGNPEYAGPYKDKGKDLASITTPDDNTISFKLQTSTPDFDFLMSLPASAPVPLTENGANAGSKYTLKPLSNGPYKFSSYTPEQKIVWVRNDQFDQATDKIRTPLVDKITLNISTNADDNDKQLEAGTADAQTDGGVQTAFQTNNINNPDLKKNADNPVSSYVRYFSVFPATIPDVHCRRAIFYAINKVDLQRARGGTYGGDIAHTMAQPTVPGHDPKANPYPTGPDNTGDLVKAKEELTACGKPNGFSTKMAYVNAGKGPAVFTAAQSALARVGIKLAAAVHAQSGYYGGYIGKPETVKSVGIGMAQAGWGADYPTGGGFWTSIVASYAPPGGGNYTVLKDPKIDALLAEASKTTGRHDDLFKQLDAQVMANAVDLPFIYDKTLYYRNPRLTNVRNNFALGSYYDFVNIGVNDGK, from the coding sequence ATGCAACGAAACAGAAAAGTCGCGACGGCGGTCGGGCTGACCGCCGCCGCGACAATGGTGCTGACCGCGTGTGGAAGCGGTGGCAGCAGCAGCGACGACAAGTCGCCTCAAGCGAGTGCCAGTAACGCCGACGGCAGCAACCAGTCGTTGGCGCCGGCGTTCAACGCGGCGACCATCGGCTTTGTCAACATGTCGGACAAGAAGGGCGGCAGCCTGAACCTGGTCGCCACCGGCGACTGTGACTCATGGGACCCGGCGAACACCTACTACGGCTGGTGCTGGAACATGCAGCGGCTGTTCACCCGGACCCTGGTGGGTTACGCCTCCACGCCGGGCGCGAACAACGTCAAGATCGAGCCTGACCTGGCGGCTGGGCTCGGCGAGCACAACGCCGACTTCACCGAGTGGACCTACAAGCTCAAGACCGGCGTCAAGTGGGAAGACGGCACCCCCGTCACCAGCAAGCAGGTCAAGTACGGCATCCAGCGCGTCTTCGCGACGGACCTCTTCAGCTTTGGTCCGGCCTCCTACTACCTGTGCCTGCTCTCCAAGTGCGACAAGGAAGGCAACCCGGAGTACGCCGGTCCGTACAAGGACAAGGGCAAGGACCTGGCGAGCATCACCACCCCGGACGACAACACCATCAGCTTCAAGCTCCAGACGTCGACTCCGGACTTCGACTTCCTGATGTCGCTGCCGGCCTCTGCCCCGGTTCCGCTGACGGAGAACGGCGCCAACGCCGGCTCGAAGTACACCCTCAAGCCGCTGTCCAACGGCCCGTACAAGTTCTCCTCCTACACCCCGGAGCAGAAGATCGTCTGGGTCCGCAACGACCAGTTCGACCAGGCCACGGACAAGATCCGCACCCCGCTCGTCGACAAGATCACGTTGAACATCAGCACCAACGCCGATGACAACGACAAGCAGCTGGAAGCCGGCACCGCCGACGCCCAGACTGACGGTGGCGTGCAGACCGCGTTCCAGACCAACAACATCAACAACCCGGATCTGAAGAAGAACGCCGACAACCCGGTGTCCTCCTACGTCCGTTACTTCTCGGTCTTCCCGGCCACGATCCCCGACGTCCACTGCCGCCGGGCGATCTTCTACGCGATCAACAAGGTCGACCTTCAGCGTGCCCGTGGTGGCACATACGGTGGCGACATCGCTCACACGATGGCGCAGCCGACCGTTCCCGGTCACGACCCGAAGGCCAACCCGTACCCCACCGGCCCGGACAACACCGGTGACCTCGTCAAGGCCAAGGAAGAGCTGACGGCGTGCGGCAAGCCGAACGGCTTCAGCACCAAGATGGCCTACGTCAACGCAGGCAAGGGCCCGGCGGTCTTCACCGCAGCCCAGTCCGCCTTGGCCCGGGTCGGCATCAAGTTGGCCGCGGCTGTGCACGCTCAGTCCGGTTACTACGGTGGCTACATCGGCAAGCCCGAGACGGTCAAGAGCGTCGGCATCGGCATGGCGCAGGCAGGCTGGGGTGCTGACTACCCGACCGGTGGCGGCTTCTGGACCTCGATCGTGGCCAGCTACGCCCCGCCCGGTGGTGGCAACTACACCGTGCTGAAGGACCCGAAGATCGACGCCCTGCTCGCTGAGGCGTCAAAGACCACCGGCCGGCACGACGACCTGTTCAAGCAGCTCGACGCTCAGGTCATGGCCAACGCTGTCGACCTGCCGTTCATCTACGACAAGACGCTGTACTACCGCAACCCGCGGTTGACCAACGTGCGTAACAACTTCGCGCTTGGCTCGTACTACGACTTCGTCAACATCGGTGTCAACGACGGCAAGTAA
- a CDS encoding GNAT family N-acetyltransferase, with protein sequence MLSTELVGRRIVLRYRRHDGILPPLSDVVGELTSLTPTTAVVAGPNGPVTVDRAAIVAARPVAPHRRQILELERIARRGWRAAEVEEFDGWLLHADQGWTSRANSVLPLTTPRRPLSELLAAADRFYAERGLPVQIQLPLPARGLLDAELAGRCWSLRRPAVMLSSPISGLPEVLVSDEPVRLDPVPSTAWLDGYHHRGDPLPEHAVRLLTRHDQVRFASLSRNGSVVGVARATVDEGWLGVSAVEVAAGHRRSGVASTLMRALADWGRGQAATRCYLQVEADNSGALAFYQRLGFISHHRYHYRIAPAAS encoded by the coding sequence ATGCTGTCTACCGAGCTCGTGGGGCGGCGGATTGTCCTGCGTTATCGGCGTCATGACGGAATACTCCCCCCGCTTTCAGACGTGGTCGGCGAGTTGACGTCCCTGACGCCCACCACCGCCGTCGTGGCAGGCCCGAACGGCCCGGTCACCGTTGATCGAGCCGCGATCGTGGCCGCCCGGCCGGTGGCCCCGCACCGGCGCCAGATCCTGGAGCTCGAACGCATCGCGCGCCGGGGCTGGCGAGCGGCTGAGGTGGAGGAGTTTGACGGCTGGCTGCTGCACGCCGACCAGGGTTGGACCAGCCGGGCGAACTCGGTGCTGCCGCTGACCACCCCACGCCGGCCGCTTTCGGAGCTGCTGGCCGCGGCGGACCGGTTCTACGCCGAGCGCGGGCTGCCGGTGCAGATCCAGTTGCCGCTGCCGGCGCGGGGGCTGCTCGACGCCGAGCTGGCGGGCCGGTGCTGGAGTCTGCGACGGCCTGCGGTGATGCTGAGCTCGCCGATCAGCGGCTTGCCCGAGGTCCTGGTCAGCGACGAGCCGGTGCGGCTGGACCCGGTCCCGTCCACGGCCTGGCTGGACGGTTATCACCATCGCGGCGACCCGCTGCCCGAGCACGCGGTGCGGCTGCTGACCCGCCACGACCAGGTCCGGTTCGCCTCGCTCAGCCGGAACGGCTCGGTGGTCGGGGTCGCCCGGGCGACGGTGGACGAAGGCTGGCTGGGGGTGAGCGCCGTCGAGGTGGCCGCCGGCCACCGCCGCTCGGGCGTGGCCAGCACGCTGATGCGGGCACTGGCGGACTGGGGCCGCGGCCAGGCAGCGACCCGGTGCTATCTGCAGGTCGAGGCCGACAACTCAGGGGCGCTGGCGTTCTACCAGCGGTTGGGCTTCATCTCCCACCATCGTTATCACTACCGGATCGCGCCAGCCGCGAGCTGA
- the mshB gene encoding N-acetyl-1-D-myo-inositol-2-amino-2-deoxy-alpha-D-glucopyranoside deacetylase: MIEESEQSIDRRLPARRLLLVHAHPDDETITTGATMAHYAASGAQVTLVTCTLGEEGEVLTPELALLAAGHADQLGGWRIAELSAAMAELGVTDHRFLGGAGRFRDSGMMGDPANGKPRAFWRADTDPTVFAAALTALVEVIRQVRPQVLITYDDFGGYGHPDHIMAHRVATAAAAAAADPGFAARGATWQLSKLYWTALPRSEMAAGLRALRAAGAEVGFAAADSAEDLSFVCDDELVTTAVAAEKQADAKLRALAAHRTQVTVRGPFFALSNNLGQVSMSTEYFRLAYGSPAGQRDAQGRETDLFAGVAADHDEPSGPVAG; encoded by the coding sequence GTGATCGAAGAGTCCGAGCAGTCCATCGACCGGCGGCTGCCCGCTCGCCGGTTGCTGCTGGTGCACGCTCACCCCGACGACGAGACCATCACCACCGGGGCCACCATGGCCCACTACGCCGCGTCAGGGGCGCAGGTCACGCTGGTGACCTGCACTCTCGGCGAGGAGGGCGAGGTGCTGACGCCCGAGCTGGCACTGCTGGCAGCCGGTCATGCCGACCAGCTCGGCGGCTGGCGCATCGCTGAGCTGTCCGCCGCCATGGCTGAGCTGGGGGTCACAGACCACCGGTTCCTGGGCGGCGCCGGCCGCTTTCGTGACAGCGGCATGATGGGGGATCCGGCCAACGGCAAGCCCCGGGCGTTCTGGCGAGCCGACACCGACCCCACGGTGTTCGCGGCGGCGCTCACGGCGCTGGTCGAGGTGATCCGCCAGGTGCGGCCGCAGGTGCTGATCACCTATGACGACTTCGGCGGCTACGGCCATCCCGACCACATCATGGCCCACCGGGTTGCCACCGCCGCGGCGGCCGCGGCCGCCGATCCTGGCTTCGCCGCCCGGGGAGCCACCTGGCAGCTCTCGAAGCTGTACTGGACGGCGCTGCCCCGGTCGGAGATGGCCGCCGGGCTGCGGGCCTTGCGGGCGGCCGGCGCGGAGGTCGGATTCGCCGCCGCCGACTCGGCGGAGGACCTGTCTTTCGTCTGCGACGACGAACTGGTCACCACCGCTGTCGCCGCCGAGAAGCAGGCCGACGCCAAGCTCCGGGCACTGGCAGCCCATCGGACCCAGGTCACGGTGCGCGGGCCGTTCTTCGCGCTGTCGAACAACCTGGGCCAGGTGTCGATGAGCACCGAGTACTTCCGGCTGGCCTATGGCAGCCCGGCCGGCCAGCGCGATGCCCAGGGCCGCGAGACCGACCTCTTCGCCGGGGTCGCCGCAGACCACGACGAGCCCTCGGGCCCGGTCGCCGGATGA
- the fdxA gene encoding ferredoxin translates to MTYVIAEPCVDVLDKACIEECPVDCIYEGSRMLYIHPDECVDCGACEPVCPVEAIFYEDDVPEKWRQYTQANVDFFDELGSPGGASKVGKTAADPAFIMALPPQAGDH, encoded by the coding sequence GTGACCTACGTGATCGCCGAACCCTGCGTTGATGTGCTGGACAAGGCGTGCATCGAAGAATGCCCGGTCGACTGCATCTATGAAGGCAGCCGGATGCTCTACATCCATCCGGACGAGTGCGTCGACTGCGGCGCGTGCGAGCCGGTGTGCCCGGTCGAGGCGATCTTCTACGAGGACGACGTGCCCGAGAAGTGGCGTCAGTACACCCAGGCCAATGTCGACTTCTTCGACGAGCTCGGCTCGCCGGGCGGCGCGTCCAAGGTCGGCAAGACCGCAGCGGACCCGGCCTTCATCATGGCTCTGCCACCTCAGGCCGGCGACCACTAG
- a CDS encoding ABC transporter family substrate-binding protein: protein MRVFGKVGLATVVAASLALTACGGSNDSGGDSNNNNGSDKKAQAAANLNDINPMPYDEVPAGGTLRWPINSYPANFNVSHLDGNEADTNDLMDATLPIVWHFDAGGKPILNTDVVDKAEQTSTNPQTIEYHINPKAVWSDGTPITYKEFAGLWAATNATNKAYKIASSNGMEQIASVEKGATDQDVKVVYKTPYPDWKALFSPLLPAPLTASPASFNTSWVNGPTVSGGPFKVSSLDKTAKTITLVHNDKWWGKAPKLDKMQFIALDQAAEAKALQSDQIDFVDIASSVATYATVKATPGVTIHKAGGPNWRHIDIGSSGPLADVKVRQAVQLAIDRAGDAKTMLSPLDWPATVLDSHIWMNNQAQYKATCGEFCKQDIAKAGSLLESAGFTKGADGIYAKSGKPLNLSFVIPNGIKTSADEAALQQKALKNAGIKVTIKSVPSDPFFSDYVLVGKFDLTIFSWIGTPFPVSSAQSIYTSTGDQNYAKIGSPEIDALYKQAVSELDPQKAIDLTYKIDEEIWKVGHSVPLYQRPGLVATKSTLVNFGSFGFADPVYENIGFKK from the coding sequence GTGAGGGTGTTTGGCAAGGTAGGGCTCGCGACGGTAGTCGCGGCGTCCCTCGCCCTAACGGCCTGCGGCGGCTCGAACGATTCGGGCGGCGATAGCAACAACAACAACGGCTCAGACAAGAAGGCCCAAGCGGCTGCGAACCTCAACGACATCAACCCGATGCCCTACGACGAGGTGCCCGCCGGCGGCACCTTGCGCTGGCCGATCAACTCCTACCCCGCCAACTTCAACGTCAGCCACCTCGACGGCAACGAGGCCGACACCAACGACCTCATGGACGCGACCCTGCCGATCGTCTGGCACTTCGACGCCGGCGGCAAGCCGATCCTGAACACCGACGTGGTCGACAAGGCCGAGCAGACCTCGACCAACCCGCAGACCATCGAGTACCACATCAACCCCAAGGCTGTGTGGAGCGACGGCACCCCCATCACCTACAAGGAGTTCGCCGGCCTCTGGGCCGCCACCAACGCGACCAACAAGGCTTACAAGATCGCCTCCAGCAACGGCATGGAGCAGATCGCCAGCGTAGAGAAGGGCGCGACCGACCAGGACGTCAAGGTGGTCTACAAGACCCCGTACCCGGACTGGAAGGCCCTGTTCAGCCCCTTGCTGCCGGCCCCCTTGACCGCCAGCCCCGCGTCGTTCAACACCTCGTGGGTCAACGGCCCGACCGTCTCGGGCGGCCCGTTCAAGGTCAGCTCGCTGGACAAGACCGCCAAGACGATCACCCTCGTCCACAATGACAAGTGGTGGGGCAAGGCCCCGAAGCTTGACAAGATGCAGTTCATCGCCCTGGACCAGGCCGCAGAGGCCAAGGCGCTGCAGTCCGACCAGATCGACTTCGTCGACATCGCCTCCAGCGTGGCGACCTACGCCACCGTCAAGGCGACTCCCGGCGTGACCATCCACAAGGCCGGCGGTCCCAACTGGCGCCACATCGACATCGGCAGCAGCGGCCCGCTGGCCGACGTCAAGGTTCGCCAGGCCGTGCAGCTGGCGATCGACCGGGCCGGTGACGCCAAGACCATGCTGAGCCCGCTCGACTGGCCGGCCACCGTGCTGGACAGCCACATCTGGATGAACAACCAGGCGCAGTACAAGGCGACCTGCGGTGAGTTCTGCAAGCAGGACATCGCCAAGGCAGGCTCGCTGCTCGAGTCGGCCGGCTTCACCAAGGGCGCGGACGGCATCTACGCCAAGAGCGGCAAGCCGCTGAACCTGAGCTTCGTCATTCCGAACGGCATCAAGACCTCGGCCGACGAGGCCGCCCTGCAGCAGAAGGCGCTGAAGAACGCCGGTATCAAGGTCACCATCAAGTCGGTGCCCTCGGATCCGTTCTTCTCCGACTACGTCCTGGTGGGCAAGTTCGACCTGACGATCTTCAGCTGGATCGGCACCCCGTTCCCGGTGTCCTCGGCACAGTCGATCTACACCTCCACCGGCGACCAGAACTACGCCAAGATCGGTAGCCCGGAGATCGACGCGCTCTACAAGCAGGCCGTCTCCGAGCTCGACCCGCAGAAGGCCATCGACCTGACCTACAAGATCGACGAGGAGATCTGGAAGGTCGGGCACTCGGTGCCGCTCTACCAGCGTCCGGGCCTGGTCGCCACGAAGTCCACCCTGGTGAACTTCGGGTCCTTCGGCTTCGCCGACCCGGTCTACGAGAACATCGGTTTCAAGAAGTAA
- a CDS encoding ABC transporter permease, with amino-acid sequence MSMPQSGELEVAATSLETPADEQAIQGRSLRQIAWRRLKHDKVAMAGGFGIILVTLVAVFASQLNNLLGNQPSERNTNLTSGDTTMPYGRFSGASADHWLGIQPVDGLDILARLIAGARTSLMISVSAMAVSLLIGLTVGIVSGYYRGSVDAVVSRLLDVLLAFPVLLFAIALMSIFAMSPSFLGMKGQTLNFAVLIFVLGFFGFAYLARIVRGQVLSLREKEFVDAARSLGASDWRIITREILPNLMGPVLVWVTLTIPSYILGEAGLSYLGVGVQPPTPSWGNTLNTAGIFFQNDPMFLVWPGMALFLTVLSFNLFGDGLRDALDPKSTR; translated from the coding sequence ATGTCGATGCCCCAATCCGGTGAGCTCGAAGTCGCCGCTACCTCCTTAGAGACCCCAGCGGACGAGCAGGCCATCCAGGGCCGCTCGCTGCGCCAGATCGCCTGGCGCCGGCTCAAGCACGACAAGGTCGCCATGGCCGGCGGCTTCGGCATCATCCTCGTCACCCTGGTGGCCGTCTTCGCCTCCCAGCTCAACAACCTGTTGGGCAACCAGCCCAGTGAGCGCAACACCAACCTGACCAGCGGCGACACGACCATGCCGTACGGCCGCTTCAGCGGCGCCTCCGCCGACCACTGGCTGGGCATCCAGCCGGTCGACGGCCTGGACATCCTGGCCCGCCTCATCGCCGGCGCGCGCACCTCGCTGATGATCTCGGTGTCGGCCATGGCGGTGTCGCTGCTCATCGGCCTGACCGTGGGCATCGTCTCCGGCTACTACCGCGGTTCGGTCGACGCGGTGGTGTCCCGGCTCCTCGACGTGCTGCTGGCCTTTCCGGTCCTGCTGTTCGCCATCGCGTTGATGTCGATCTTCGCCATGTCACCGTCGTTCCTGGGCATGAAGGGCCAGACCCTGAACTTCGCGGTGCTGATCTTCGTGCTGGGCTTCTTCGGCTTCGCCTACCTGGCCCGGATCGTGCGCGGCCAGGTGCTGTCACTGCGCGAGAAGGAGTTCGTCGACGCCGCCCGCAGCCTGGGCGCCAGTGACTGGCGGATCATCACCCGCGAGATCCTGCCCAACCTGATGGGCCCGGTGCTGGTCTGGGTGACGCTGACCATTCCCAGCTACATCCTGGGTGAGGCCGGTCTGTCCTACCTCGGCGTCGGCGTCCAGCCGCCGACACCGTCCTGGGGCAACACGCTCAACACCGCCGGCATCTTCTTCCAGAATGACCCGATGTTCTTGGTGTGGCCCGGTATGGCGCTGTTCCTGACCGTGCTGTCCTTCAATCTTTTCGGCGACGGGTTGCGCGACGCGCTGGACCCGAAGTCGACCCGTTGA
- a CDS encoding ABC transporter ATP-binding protein produces MTAQPAAVRLEKPGVGDAFLSVRDLRVHFPTADGLVKGVDGLSFDVRRGEIMGIVGESGSGKSVTSQAILGLHKGSQARVTGEIWLDGTELVGASEEQMRSLRGDKMAMIFQDPLSAMHPFYRVGSQIAEAYLVHNKVSKALAKKRTIEMLDRVGIPNPDKRFSDYPHQFSGGMRQRAMIAMALVCDPKLLIADEPTTALDVTVQAQILDLMKDLQKEFNSAIILITHDLGVVAETCDQVVVMYGGQCVETGSVNDLFYEPEMPYAWGLLTSMPRMDRTRQERLQPIPGQPPSLIQVPKGCVFNPRCGYTDHVPGRRCFTDRPELLPTSGGSPGHALRCHIEPDERRRLWADEIQPTL; encoded by the coding sequence GTGACTGCCCAGCCCGCTGCCGTCCGACTTGAAAAGCCCGGGGTCGGTGACGCGTTTCTCTCCGTTCGCGACCTCCGGGTTCACTTCCCCACCGCGGACGGCCTGGTCAAGGGCGTCGACGGCCTGTCCTTCGACGTCCGACGCGGCGAGATCATGGGCATCGTCGGTGAGTCCGGCTCCGGCAAGTCGGTCACCTCGCAGGCGATCCTGGGGCTGCACAAGGGATCGCAAGCCCGCGTCACCGGAGAGATCTGGCTGGACGGCACCGAGTTGGTAGGCGCCTCCGAGGAGCAGATGCGCTCGCTGCGCGGCGACAAGATGGCGATGATCTTCCAGGACCCGCTGTCGGCGATGCACCCCTTCTACCGGGTCGGCTCCCAGATCGCCGAGGCCTACCTGGTGCACAACAAGGTGTCCAAGGCCTTGGCGAAGAAGCGCACCATCGAGATGCTCGACCGGGTGGGCATTCCCAACCCCGACAAGCGCTTCAGCGACTACCCGCACCAGTTCTCCGGCGGCATGCGGCAGCGGGCCATGATCGCGATGGCCCTGGTGTGCGATCCGAAACTGCTGATCGCAGACGAGCCGACCACCGCGCTGGACGTCACGGTGCAGGCCCAGATCCTGGATCTGATGAAGGACCTGCAGAAGGAGTTCAACTCCGCGATCATCCTGATCACCCACGACCTCGGGGTGGTGGCTGAGACCTGTGACCAGGTCGTGGTGATGTACGGCGGCCAGTGCGTGGAGACCGGGTCGGTGAACGACTTGTTCTACGAGCCGGAGATGCCCTACGCGTGGGGCCTGCTGACCTCGATGCCTCGGATGGACCGCACCCGGCAGGAGCGCCTGCAGCCGATTCCCGGCCAGCCGCCCTCGCTGATCCAGGTGCCCAAGGGGTGCGTGTTCAACCCCCGCTGCGGATACACCGATCACGTGCCGGGCCGCCGCTGCTTCACCGACCGCCCGGAGTTGCTGCCCACCTCGGGTGGCTCGCCGGGACACGCGTTGCGCTGCCACATCGAGCCGGACGAGCGCCGTCGGCTGTGGGCCGACGAGATTCAGCCCACGCTGTAA
- a CDS encoding ABC transporter permease yields MIRYIIRRSLGGVLVLLVTSFVTFFIFQVGPKIANVSPALFYVGKIPPTEAGQKLIEHRFGFDLPLWKQYFNWGGGILFGRTLGDDTGATVECAAPCLGYSFRQQLPVTTMIMRALPVELSIAGGAAVLWLVGGLTIGSISALKRGSLFDRSAMTLALAAVSLPIFFTGPILLLVFKYKLALLPNTNYASITSDPEQWLRSMILPWLALAFIFAALYARLTRANMLETMSEDYIRTARAKGLARRTVVVKHGLRAALTPIVTIFGLDLGQLIGNAVITESVFNLPGLGLISIRAINSQDLPVILGVTIVATFAVVVANILVDIGYAFVDPRVSYS; encoded by the coding sequence ATGATCAGATACATCATTCGCCGTTCGCTCGGCGGCGTCTTGGTTCTCCTGGTGACGAGCTTCGTCACGTTCTTCATCTTCCAGGTGGGCCCCAAGATCGCCAACGTGTCACCCGCGCTCTTCTACGTCGGCAAGATCCCACCCACGGAGGCGGGCCAGAAGCTGATCGAACATCGCTTCGGGTTCGACCTTCCGCTCTGGAAGCAGTACTTCAACTGGGGCGGCGGCATCCTGTTCGGCCGCACCCTCGGAGATGACACCGGCGCGACCGTGGAGTGCGCGGCCCCCTGCCTGGGTTACTCCTTCCGGCAACAGCTGCCGGTCACCACGATGATCATGAGGGCCTTGCCGGTCGAGCTCAGCATCGCCGGCGGCGCTGCTGTCCTCTGGCTGGTCGGCGGCCTGACCATCGGCTCGATCTCGGCCCTCAAGCGGGGATCGTTGTTCGACCGCAGCGCGATGACGCTGGCGCTGGCGGCGGTGTCGCTGCCGATCTTCTTCACCGGGCCGATCCTGCTGCTGGTCTTCAAGTACAAGCTGGCCCTGCTTCCCAACACCAACTACGCCTCGATCACCTCCGACCCTGAACAGTGGCTGCGGTCGATGATCCTGCCCTGGCTCGCGCTGGCCTTCATCTTCGCCGCGCTCTACGCCAGGCTGACCCGGGCCAACATGCTCGAGACGATGAGCGAGGACTACATCCGCACCGCCCGGGCCAAGGGTCTGGCCCGGCGCACCGTGGTCGTCAAGCACGGCCTGCGCGCTGCGTTGACCCCCATCGTGACGATCTTCGGCCTCGACCTCGGCCAGCTCATCGGCAACGCGGTGATCACCGAATCGGTGTTCAACCTTCCCGGCCTCGGCCTGATCAGCATCCGGGCGATCAACAGCCAGGATCTGCCGGTGATCCTCGGGGTGACCATCGTCGCCACGTTCGCTGTCGTGGTGGCCAACATCCTCGTCGACATCGGCTACGCCTTCGTCGATCCGCGCGTGAGTTACAGCTAG